A window of Lysobacterales bacterium genomic DNA:
TCAACCCGGAGGTCAAGCTCTCAGGCAAGCAGCGCGGCCGCATCGAGAAGCAGTTCTTGCGCGAAGCCTTCGCCGGCTATCTGCCCGACAAGATCCTGTGGCGGCAGAAGGAGCAGTTCTCCGACGGTGTGGGTTACAGCTGGATCGACTCGCTTAAGGCGCATGCCGCGGCCCTGATCAGCGACGCGCAGATGGAGAGCGCCAAGTTCCGCTTCCCTTACAACACGCCGGTCAGCAAGGAAGCCTACTTCTACCGCGAGATCTTCGAGCGCCACTACCCGCAGGCCTGGGCGGCAGAGTGCGTGCCCGGGGGGCCGTCGGTGGCCTGCTCCACGGCAGCGGCACTGGAGTGGGACGCCAGCCTGAAGAACATCGTCGACCCTTCGGGCCGCGCGGTGCAGGCCGTGCACGAAAGCGCCTACTGATCGCGGCGGGCCGGTTGCCCGAGCCCCCCGAAAACTAAGAAGGGCGCTCCTCGGAGCGCCCTTCTTAGTTTGTAGCGTTCCTCCGCGAATGCGCAGCGTCGACGCCCCTGAGGCTGCGCCGGCTGGCTACGCGGCCATCACGCGCCGGTGGCGCGCAGGCACCACTGCATGATGGGGCTCCAGAAGATCCCCAACACCAGCATCGCCAGGCCGTTCACTGCCAACAGCCAACGCAGCTGCGGGTCCGGGCTCAGCGCATGGTTGTTGCCGTCTTCCGGCGCGTCGAAGTACATGGTGCGGATGACGCGCAGGTAGTAGAAGGCGCCGATCACTGCGAACACCACCGCAACCAGGGCCAACCACAGCATGTCGGCGCCCACCGCCGCTTCAAGCACCGTCAACTTGGCCCAGAAACCGAACAGCGGCGGGAAGCCGGCCAGCGAGCCCATCAGCAGAAGGATCAGAAAGGCAAACCAAGGGTGGCGCTGGTTCAAGCCGCGGAAGTCGCTGATCTCTTCAGCCTCGAAGCCCTTGCGCGCCAGCAGCATGATCGCGGCGAAGGCGCCGACCGACATGATCGCGTAGCTGATGGCGTAGAACATCGCGGCTGCGTAGCCGTGGGCGGTGCCCGCCGCAAGGCCGAGGAACAGGAATCCGACGTGCGAGATGGTCGAGTAGGCCAGCATGCGCTTCAGGTTGGTTTGCGCGATCGCCACCACGTTGCCCACCGCAAGCGACAGCACCGCCAGCCAAGCCAGCATGTGGCGCCACTCGTTGACATCGCCCAAAGCACCTTCGAGCAGCCGGTAAGCCATGCCGAAGGCGGCAAGCTTGGGCGCCGAACCGATGAAAGCAGTGACCGCCGTCGGCGCGCCCTGGTACACATCGGGCAGCCACATGTGGAAGGGCGCTGCGCCGAACTTGAATGCGATGCCCACCACCAGGAAAACCACGCCCAGCAGCAGGATGCCGCGGTTGTCGCCAACGCCGCCCAGAGCCGCGTGGATCGTCGCGATGTCCAGGCTGCCGGTGGCGCCGTAGACCATCGACATGCCGTACAGCAGCATGCCGGAGGCCAGCGAGCCCAGCACGAAGTACTTCATCGCCGCTTCGGTCGCCAGCTTGTTGTCGCGATCGATGGCGACCAGCGCATAGGAAGACAGCGCCAGCAGTTCGAGCCCCATGTACAGGCTGAGCAAGTTGCCCGCCGAGACCAGCACCATCATGCCGAGCACGGCGAACAGGCAGAGCACGTAGAACTCGCCCTTGAACAAGCCGCGGTCCTGCAGATAGGGCTTGGCGTACACGAAGGCCGCGCCAGTAACGATCAGCACGAACACCTTCAGGACGTCGGCCACGCCGTCGCGGATGAACATGCCGCCGAACGCGGTAACCGCCTCGCCGGCGATGCCGTCGCGCAGCACCAGGGCGGCGGTGGCGAGCAGGGTCAGCAGACCCAGAAAGTGCGTCAGGCCGCGGCGCGCATCGCTGATGAACAAGTCGACCAGCAGCAGCACACAGGCAGCGCCGAGCAGGAACAGCTCGGGAGTGAGCGGGATGAAATCGGAGACAGTGATCATGGTCGTCGTCCTCGCTTACAGCTTGCTGGCGGCAAGCTGGGCCGCGAGTTGGGCGATGGAGGCGTCCATCAGGTCGGTCAGCGGCTTGGGATGGATACCGAAATAGAGAACCGCCGCGGCGAACAGGGCCAACACCAGGAATTCGTGGCCACGCAGGTCCTTGAGCGCGGCGACGTTGGCGTTCGCCACTTCGCCGTACAGCACGCGTTTGACCATCCACAGGGTGTAGGCGGCGCCGATGATCAGCGTGAGCGCGGCGATCGCGCCGATCCAGGGGCTCTGCTGGAAAGCCGCCAGGATCACCATGAACTCGCCGACGAAGCCGGAGGTGCCCGGCAGACCACTGTTGGCCATGGCGAACAACACAAAAAACGCAGCGAACATCGGCATGACGTTGGCGACACCGCCGTAGTCCTTGATCATGCGGGTGTGCATGCGGTCGTACACCACACCCACGCAGCTGAACATGGCGCCCGAGATGAAGCCATGGCTGATCATCTGCACCATCGCACCCTGCAGACCGAGCTCGGCGCCGTCAGTCCGCCCACCACGCACCAAGGCGAAGGCGATGAAGATGCCCAAAGTGACGAAGCCCATGTGGCTGATCGAGGAGTAGGCGATCAGCTTCTTCATGTCTTCCTGTACCAGGGCCACGAGGCCCACGTAGACCACCGCGATCAGGCTCAGGGTGATCATCAACCACGCGTACTCGTGGCCGGCATCCGGCACGATCGGCAGGGTGAAGCGCAGGAAGCCGTAGCCACCGATTTTCAGCATGATCGCAGCCAGCACCACCGAGCCCGCGGTCGGCGCCTCGACGTGGGCATCGGGCAACCAGGTGTGCACCGGGAACATCGGGATCTTCACCGCAAAGGCCGCGAAGAACGCG
This region includes:
- the nuoN gene encoding NADH-quinone oxidoreductase subunit NuoN, with the protein product MITVSDFIPLTPELFLLGAACVLLLVDLFISDARRGLTHFLGLLTLLATAALVLRDGIAGEAVTAFGGMFIRDGVADVLKVFVLIVTGAAFVYAKPYLQDRGLFKGEFYVLCLFAVLGMMVLVSAGNLLSLYMGLELLALSSYALVAIDRDNKLATEAAMKYFVLGSLASGMLLYGMSMVYGATGSLDIATIHAALGGVGDNRGILLLGVVFLVVGIAFKFGAAPFHMWLPDVYQGAPTAVTAFIGSAPKLAAFGMAYRLLEGALGDVNEWRHMLAWLAVLSLAVGNVVAIAQTNLKRMLAYSTISHVGFLFLGLAAGTAHGYAAAMFYAISYAIMSVGAFAAIMLLARKGFEAEEISDFRGLNQRHPWFAFLILLLMGSLAGFPPLFGFWAKLTVLEAAVGADMLWLALVAVVFAVIGAFYYLRVIRTMYFDAPEDGNNHALSPDPQLRWLLAVNGLAMLVLGIFWSPIMQWCLRATGA
- a CDS encoding NADH-quinone oxidoreductase subunit M, which codes for MPSTLPLLSLLIWLPILGGFAALAFGSERANQVRWFALLVTLATFVLSIPLYTGFDASSAAMQFVEKHVWIEAFKIHYHLGVDGIALALVLLTTFTSVLVLIGAWSSVDERVHQYMAAFMILEGLMIGVFCALDAVLFYVFFEGMLIPMFIIIGVWGGYRRIYASMKFFLYTFLGSIFMLVGLVYLYLKGGSFALADLYALPLTATEQMWLFFAFFAAFAVKIPMFPVHTWLPDAHVEAPTAGSVVLAAIMLKIGGYGFLRFTLPIVPDAGHEYAWLMITLSLIAVVYVGLVALVQEDMKKLIAYSSISHMGFVTLGIFIAFALVRGGRTDGAELGLQGAMVQMISHGFISGAMFSCVGVVYDRMHTRMIKDYGGVANVMPMFAAFFVLFAMANSGLPGTSGFVGEFMVILAAFQQSPWIGAIAALTLIIGAAYTLWMVKRVLYGEVANANVAALKDLRGHEFLVLALFAAAVLYFGIHPKPLTDLMDASIAQLAAQLAASKL